One genomic window of Candidatus Kuenenia stuttgartiensis includes the following:
- the atpE gene encoding ATP synthase F0 subunit C encodes MDYFVALVIGIPVVAVAAFGCALAQAKVVSSAVESMARQPSVAAKVQLAMIIGIAFIESLAIYSLMISFMLFGKLPKSEEVLKIFRKNTSNEELLSSAAGIVLQLSAK; translated from the coding sequence ATGGATTATTTTGTAGCATTAGTGATTGGAATTCCTGTAGTTGCAGTTGCAGCGTTTGGTTGTGCTCTCGCTCAGGCAAAAGTGGTGAGCAGCGCCGTTGAAAGTATGGCGCGGCAGCCTTCGGTTGCGGCGAAGGTGCAGTTGGCAATGATAATCGGAATTGCCTTTATTGAGTCTCTTGCGATTTATTCTCTAATGATATCGTTTATGCTGTTTGGAAAACTGCCTAAATCTGAGGAGGTTCTTAAAATATTCAGGAAGAATACTTCAAACGAAGAATTACTTTCGTCTGCCGCGGGGATAGTTCTTCAGTTGAGCGCGAAATAA
- the atpA gene encoding F0F1 ATP synthase subunit alpha has protein sequence MYMALGDIASIIKREIESYEEKLKLENVGYVMQVGDGVARIYGLDECMSNELLEFPDNVYGIAMNLEEDNVGAILLGSEDKIKEGDIVKTTGKIVQVPVGKAMLGRVVNALGLPIDGKGPIATDEFRPIEGNSPNVVERQPVKEPLQTGIKAIDAMIPIGRGQRELIIGDRQTGKTAILVDTIINQRTSGVYCIYVAIGQKMSTVASVVKTLEENNVMDNSIVVVASAGDPAPLQYIAPYAGCAMGEYFRDNGMHAVVMYDDLYKHAIAYRQISLLLRRPPGREAFPGDIFNLHSRLLERAAKLNDELGAGSLTALPVVETQGGDYSAYIPTNVISITDGQIYLESDLFNAGVRPAISVGLSVSRVGGNAQIPAMKKVAGMLRLTLAQYREMASFAQFGSELDKFTQAQIAKGERLVEILKQPQYEPALVEDQVMAIFAGINGFLDDIPVDKIKKFEKEFLAFMKQKHASISLEINEKKKIDQELSSKLENAIREFKQIFDKKG, from the coding sequence ATGTATATGGCGTTAGGGGATATTGCTTCAATCATAAAAAGAGAAATTGAGAGCTACGAAGAAAAGTTAAAGTTAGAAAATGTCGGCTATGTGATGCAGGTCGGTGATGGCGTTGCCCGTATTTACGGTCTTGATGAATGTATGTCAAACGAATTATTGGAGTTTCCGGATAATGTATATGGCATTGCCATGAATCTGGAAGAGGATAATGTGGGCGCAATTTTGCTTGGTTCCGAGGATAAAATAAAGGAAGGCGATATTGTAAAAACTACGGGAAAAATTGTTCAGGTGCCGGTGGGCAAGGCGATGTTGGGGCGTGTAGTAAATGCGCTGGGCCTGCCGATTGATGGAAAGGGTCCGATCGCTACCGACGAATTCAGGCCCATTGAGGGAAATTCTCCGAACGTAGTGGAAAGACAGCCTGTAAAAGAACCTTTACAGACAGGTATAAAGGCGATTGATGCAATGATTCCCATAGGAAGAGGACAGCGCGAACTGATTATCGGCGACCGGCAGACCGGGAAAACGGCGATTTTGGTGGATACTATTATCAACCAAAGAACATCAGGGGTGTACTGTATCTATGTGGCAATCGGGCAAAAGATGTCGACGGTTGCGAGTGTAGTGAAGACATTGGAAGAAAATAATGTGATGGACAACAGCATTGTTGTCGTTGCATCTGCCGGAGATCCTGCTCCATTGCAATATATAGCGCCCTATGCAGGTTGTGCTATGGGAGAATATTTCAGGGATAACGGCATGCATGCGGTTGTTATGTATGATGATTTATACAAGCACGCGATTGCATACCGACAGATTTCTCTCCTTTTAAGACGTCCACCGGGGCGGGAAGCATTTCCGGGAGACATTTTTAATTTGCATTCACGTTTGCTTGAAAGAGCGGCGAAATTGAACGATGAGCTTGGTGCTGGTTCTCTTACAGCCTTGCCAGTGGTAGAAACACAAGGCGGTGATTATTCTGCTTATATTCCGACAAATGTTATTTCCATTACAGATGGACAGATTTATCTTGAAAGCGATTTGTTTAATGCCGGCGTAAGGCCAGCGATTTCTGTAGGGTTGTCTGTATCCAGGGTGGGAGGAAACGCACAGATACCGGCAATGAAAAAGGTTGCAGGCATGTTGCGGCTTACGTTGGCGCAATACAGGGAAATGGCTTCGTTTGCGCAGTTTGGTTCGGAATTGGATAAATTTACCCAGGCCCAGATCGCAAAAGGTGAACGACTGGTAGAAATCCTGAAACAGCCGCAGTATGAACCCGCTTTGGTGGAAGATCAGGTTATGGCTATTTTTGCCGGAATAAACGGTTTTTTGGATGATATTCCGGTTGACAAAATAAAAAAATTCGAGAAAGAATTTCTTGCTTTCATGAAGCAAAAACACGCCTCGATAAGTTTGGAAATTAACGAGAAGAAAAAAATCGACCAGGAATTATCGTCGAAGCTGGAAAACGCTATCAGGGAATTTAAGCAAATTTTTGACAAGAAGGGTTAG
- the atpB gene encoding F0F1 ATP synthase subunit A, translating into MSAEGHGGDGGTSTELPSFLDFIPSDAHSQFFGLTKHEWVPIVMSALIIIFLGLFSLLATRKLRMVPGRIQSLLELIVEGLENFTKSQMGRVAERFIPFIGTFFIYIFCMNMLGQIPLFHSPTSNLNTTVALALIVFFATQYQGIKSKGVFGYLKHMVGKPVWLAPLTFPLHIMQEVLSRPLSLSMRLFGNILGEDTVIAIFIGFAPFLLGFIPLPIHLPMVFLALLGSTIQAMIFALLASFYIAGAIGIHDEEEHH; encoded by the coding sequence GTGTCTGCTGAAGGTCACGGCGGCGATGGTGGTACTTCCACCGAATTGCCATCATTTTTAGATTTTATTCCATCGGACGCACACAGTCAGTTTTTTGGTTTGACAAAACATGAGTGGGTACCGATAGTGATGTCTGCGTTGATAATCATTTTTCTGGGACTATTTTCCCTTCTGGCAACCCGGAAATTACGGATGGTGCCCGGGAGGATTCAGTCCCTGTTGGAACTTATAGTTGAAGGGCTGGAAAATTTTACAAAATCACAGATGGGGCGGGTGGCAGAGCGTTTTATACCTTTTATTGGCACGTTCTTTATTTATATATTTTGCATGAACATGTTGGGGCAGATACCCCTGTTCCATTCACCTACGAGTAATTTAAACACAACAGTTGCACTTGCGCTTATTGTTTTCTTTGCAACGCAGTATCAAGGGATAAAGAGCAAGGGAGTTTTTGGTTATCTTAAGCATATGGTGGGTAAACCTGTATGGCTTGCACCACTTACCTTTCCGCTGCATATAATGCAGGAAGTGCTTTCCCGTCCCCTGTCGTTATCCATGCGACTCTTTGGAAACATCCTGGGTGAGGATACGGTGATTGCGATATTTATCGGGTTTGCTCCCTTTCTGCTTGGTTTTATACCGTTACCGATACATCTGCCAATGGTATTTCTTGCTTTACTTGGAAGCACTATCCAGGCGATGATTTTTGCGCTTCTGGCGAGTTTTTACATTGCAGGGGCTATTGGCATCCACGATGAAGAAGAACATCATTAA
- the rfbB gene encoding dTDP-glucose 4,6-dehydratase, producing the protein MAILITGGAGFIGSHFVRRMVKHSHVVVLDKLTYAGNLENLRDIREDRELSGYFKFYKGDICNQELVDHVMSTEKIDVIVNFAAETHVDRSILSAGTFIDTDIKGVFVLLEASRRYTIKKFIQISTDEVYGTAFHDAFKETDSLNPSNPYAASKAGGDRLAFAYWNTYKLPIIITRASNNYGPYQHPEKFIPLFITNAIEGLKLPLYGDGRQERDWIHVEDHCAAIDFIIENGKEGEVYNIGGGNEKQNIDTALFILSVLAKDKGMIESVKDREGHDRRYALDCTKLKSLGWKPQIDFEEGLRDTIKWYEENEQWWKQIKNGEFMKYYEIQYNHRFAGKN; encoded by the coding sequence ATGGCAATACTGATAACGGGTGGCGCTGGATTTATCGGGAGTCACTTTGTCCGCCGTATGGTTAAGCATAGCCATGTCGTAGTGCTTGATAAATTGACTTACGCGGGCAATCTGGAAAATCTAAGAGATATTCGCGAAGACAGGGAACTATCCGGTTATTTTAAATTCTATAAGGGCGACATTTGTAATCAGGAATTAGTTGACCATGTAATGTCCACCGAAAAGATTGATGTAATTGTCAATTTCGCAGCGGAAACACATGTTGACCGTAGTATACTCAGCGCTGGTACGTTTATAGATACTGATATAAAAGGGGTATTCGTACTGCTGGAAGCTTCACGCAGATACACCATTAAGAAGTTCATTCAAATATCAACGGATGAAGTGTATGGCACCGCTTTCCATGATGCTTTTAAAGAAACCGATTCGTTAAACCCAAGCAATCCATATGCAGCCAGCAAGGCGGGGGGGGATCGCCTTGCATTTGCTTACTGGAATACCTACAAACTGCCAATTATCATAACCAGGGCGTCCAATAATTACGGACCTTATCAACATCCGGAAAAGTTTATTCCGCTTTTTATTACCAATGCAATTGAAGGGTTAAAACTTCCGTTGTATGGCGATGGAAGGCAGGAAAGGGACTGGATTCATGTGGAAGACCATTGCGCTGCTATCGATTTTATCATTGAAAATGGGAAAGAGGGCGAAGTCTATAATATTGGCGGTGGAAATGAAAAACAAAATATAGATACGGCGTTATTTATATTAAGCGTACTTGCTAAAGATAAAGGTATGATAGAGAGCGTAAAAGACAGGGAGGGACATGACCGGCGCTATGCTCTGGATTGTACGAAACTGAAGTCTTTAGGATGGAAACCACAGATAGATTTTGAGGAAGGTCTGAGAGACACAATAAAATGGTACGAAGAAAATGAGCAATGGTGGAAGCAAATAAAGAATGGTGAATTTATGAAATACTATGAAATACAATATAACCACAGATTTGCAGGGAAAAATTAA
- a CDS encoding ATP synthase subunit I — protein MKTRTSLQDEKTDTLSLDEGFPGRVFQMSFYLSLIIIAGSFSYMSAKLTLSVAIGCFISLLLFKMSWWGIRFGVEKKRAQIKGFILKVSIAKYFIAGGMLFFACVFLEVNIIALFIGLSMVMAVIMLKILGSLFVRQLNNRVKFPYEKVNG, from the coding sequence ATGAAAACGAGAACAAGTCTGCAGGACGAGAAAACTGATACTCTTTCTCTGGATGAAGGATTTCCCGGGAGAGTCTTCCAGATGTCATTTTATTTATCGCTGATTATAATAGCGGGTTCGTTTTCTTATATGTCCGCAAAATTGACGTTAAGTGTTGCAATAGGGTGTTTCATTAGTTTGTTGTTGTTTAAAATGTCGTGGTGGGGAATACGTTTTGGTGTTGAGAAAAAAAGGGCGCAAATAAAGGGGTTTATCCTCAAGGTGAGTATTGCGAAGTATTTCATAGCGGGGGGGATGCTTTTTTTTGCATGCGTCTTTTTAGAGGTCAATATAATCGCTCTGTTTATAGGACTAAGCATGGTAATGGCCGTAATAATGCTGAAAATATTGGGGAGCTTGTTCGTAAGGCAATTGAACAATAGGGTAAAATTCCCTTACGAAAAGGTGAATGGTTAG
- the atpE gene encoding ATP synthase F0 subunit C, translating to MVYFALLAIAVSLLAIAAFGCGIGQGIAVYGAANGMARQPDMAGKIQLVMFVGLAFIESLTIYSLMVSFILLGKLPKTEAVLEVIQHAIK from the coding sequence GTGGTATATTTTGCTTTATTAGCTATTGCAGTGTCATTATTGGCTATCGCTGCCTTTGGGTGCGGTATTGGACAGGGAATTGCAGTTTATGGTGCGGCAAATGGTATGGCCAGACAGCCTGACATGGCGGGGAAGATACAATTGGTTATGTTTGTTGGTCTTGCGTTTATTGAATCTCTGACGATTTATTCATTGATGGTGTCTTTTATCCTTCTTGGAAAATTGCCGAAGACGGAAGCTGTTTTAGAGGTAATTCAACACGCTATCAAGTAA
- the atpD gene encoding F0F1 ATP synthase subunit beta, which produces MVNITERNIGQIVQVIGPVVDVRFQPGKLPPIKSAVSINDVKKKISVVAEIAQHLGNDTARCIAMSSTDGLVRSMEVLDDGGPISVPVGKEVLGRIFNLLGKPIDTKEDFEAKNYLPIHRAPPSFEERETTTTVLETGLKVIDLLAPFARGGKIGLFGGAGVGKTVLIMELIRSIATEHGGYSAFAGVGERTREGNDLWLEMKESGVIDKTVLVFGQMNEPPGARLRVALTGLTMAEYFRDVEGQDVLLFIDNIFRFVQAGSEVSALLGRMPSAVGYQPTLATEMGDLQERITTTKKGSITSLQAVYVPADDFTDPAPVTTFPHLDATIALSRQIAELGIYPAVDPLRSTSRILDPRILGQEHYEVAREVQRILQRFKELQDFIAILGMEELSEADKVLVARARRLQRFLSQPFFVAEQFTGTKGKYVPLKETIRGFKEVVEGKYDNLPEQAFYMVGGIEEVVEKAKQMGG; this is translated from the coding sequence GTGGTAAATATAACTGAACGTAATATTGGACAAATTGTACAAGTAATCGGACCTGTAGTTGATGTGAGATTCCAGCCGGGAAAATTGCCGCCAATCAAAAGCGCGGTCAGTATTAATGATGTGAAGAAAAAGATTTCTGTTGTTGCCGAAATTGCCCAGCATCTTGGAAACGATACGGCACGATGTATTGCAATGTCTTCCACCGACGGACTTGTAAGAAGCATGGAAGTGTTAGATGACGGCGGTCCCATATCGGTTCCTGTTGGAAAAGAGGTGCTTGGAAGGATTTTTAATCTGTTAGGAAAGCCTATTGACACCAAGGAAGATTTTGAGGCGAAAAATTACCTGCCCATTCATCGCGCCCCGCCTTCATTTGAGGAGAGAGAGACGACTACCACCGTTTTGGAAACAGGCTTGAAAGTTATTGATCTTCTTGCCCCATTTGCCCGTGGTGGAAAAATCGGGCTGTTTGGTGGCGCCGGGGTTGGAAAAACGGTGCTGATTATGGAGCTTATCAGAAGTATAGCTACGGAGCATGGAGGTTATTCCGCTTTTGCGGGCGTTGGTGAAAGGACGCGTGAAGGGAATGATTTGTGGCTTGAAATGAAAGAGTCGGGGGTTATCGATAAGACCGTTCTTGTTTTTGGTCAGATGAATGAACCGCCCGGGGCAAGATTAAGAGTCGCATTGACCGGTCTGACCATGGCAGAATATTTCAGGGATGTTGAGGGACAGGATGTCCTTTTGTTTATTGATAATATATTCAGATTCGTTCAGGCGGGCTCTGAGGTATCTGCCCTTTTAGGCCGTATGCCATCTGCTGTAGGTTATCAGCCTACCCTCGCTACTGAAATGGGCGATTTGCAGGAAAGGATTACTACTACGAAAAAAGGTTCTATCACTTCATTGCAGGCGGTGTATGTTCCTGCAGATGATTTTACCGACCCTGCTCCTGTAACAACATTTCCCCACCTGGATGCAACTATTGCTTTATCAAGACAAATTGCTGAACTGGGTATTTATCCCGCTGTTGACCCTCTGCGATCGACTTCGAGGATACTGGATCCAAGAATATTGGGGCAGGAGCATTATGAGGTCGCAAGGGAGGTGCAAAGGATATTGCAGCGCTTTAAGGAATTACAGGATTTCATTGCGATTCTTGGCATGGAAGAACTTTCGGAGGCCGATAAAGTATTGGTTGCCAGGGCAAGGAGATTGCAAAGGTTTTTATCTCAGCCTTTTTTTGTTGCAGAACAGTTTACCGGCACGAAGGGCAAGTACGTGCCATTAAAGGAAACCATACGCGGTTTTAAAGAGGTAGTGGAAGGTAAATATGACAACTTACCGGAACAAGCCTTCTATATGGTAGGGGGTATTGAGGAAGTGGTTGAAAAAGCAAAGCAAATGGGTGGTTAA
- the atpF gene encoding F0F1 ATP synthase subunit B has product MDILNTLGINFKSVIVQGVGFLILLFVLKKFLFGKISALMKERSEGIKSSYAKIEGDKSAVEKMKIDYQVKLAEVETAAAMKIQEAIDEGGKLGEGIVSRAQDEAELIRLKAQEGIEQERKKALTEIRNQVVSLSMLASSRIIQQSINQQTAETLVDDVIKDMEGLSVR; this is encoded by the coding sequence TTGGACATTTTAAATACCCTTGGAATAAATTTTAAGTCTGTTATAGTCCAGGGCGTTGGGTTTTTAATACTGCTTTTTGTTCTCAAAAAGTTTCTTTTTGGTAAAATATCGGCTCTCATGAAGGAGAGAAGCGAAGGGATAAAAAGCAGTTACGCAAAGATAGAAGGGGATAAGTCCGCTGTCGAAAAGATGAAAATCGACTATCAGGTGAAACTCGCTGAAGTCGAAACTGCTGCGGCAATGAAGATTCAGGAAGCGATCGATGAAGGGGGGAAACTTGGCGAAGGGATTGTAAGCCGTGCGCAGGATGAAGCGGAACTGATTCGTTTGAAGGCGCAGGAAGGCATTGAACAGGAAAGGAAAAAGGCCCTTACCGAAATCAGGAACCAGGTGGTTTCCCTTTCTATGCTGGCTTCTTCTCGTATAATTCAACAGTCCATCAATCAGCAGACTGCGGAAACGTTGGTTGATGATGTGATTAAAGATATGGAGGGGCTGAGTGTTAGATAA
- the atpG gene encoding ATP synthase F1 subunit gamma: MQSTREIKERIRGISSIKQITRAMEMVAASRLKKVESRVHASRTFAEKLHQMVSDLISSLPQESAYRWFAKKESVNSPVKVMLITADKGLCGAYNNNIIQKTVRFIKENNRQVKLILIGKKANLYFSKRRDVYSIEESIPESVEKLGLDWVKSFAAKLIRDYNNLEYGELHVFFTKFHTVMQSFPASIRLFPIEKEGFGGEGREKREYIVEPSVEDILNNIFPKYIETQIYQCILESLTSEFAARRVAMIAATENAGDMIDNLTSIYNKARQEAITKELLEIVSGAEALA, encoded by the coding sequence ATGCAGAGTACGCGTGAAATTAAAGAGAGAATCAGAGGCATTTCAAGCATAAAACAGATTACACGGGCTATGGAAATGGTAGCCGCCAGCCGTTTGAAAAAAGTGGAAAGCAGGGTGCACGCATCGAGAACTTTTGCAGAAAAACTTCATCAGATGGTAAGTGATTTAATTTCTTCTTTGCCGCAGGAAAGTGCTTACCGCTGGTTTGCTAAAAAAGAAAGCGTAAATTCTCCGGTAAAAGTTATGCTGATCACTGCGGATAAGGGACTATGTGGTGCATATAATAATAATATTATTCAAAAAACAGTGAGATTTATTAAGGAAAACAATCGGCAAGTAAAATTAATCCTTATAGGGAAAAAGGCGAATCTGTATTTTTCGAAAAGAAGAGACGTCTATTCTATCGAAGAGTCTATCCCTGAAAGTGTGGAAAAACTGGGTTTGGATTGGGTTAAATCCTTTGCTGCAAAATTAATCCGGGACTATAATAATCTGGAGTATGGAGAGTTGCATGTATTTTTTACCAAATTTCACACCGTAATGCAGTCGTTTCCTGCAAGCATCCGCTTGTTTCCTATTGAAAAGGAAGGATTTGGCGGGGAAGGAAGAGAAAAAAGGGAGTATATTGTAGAGCCTTCCGTCGAAGATATTCTCAATAATATATTCCCTAAATATATCGAGACGCAGATTTATCAGTGCATTTTAGAATCGCTGACATCTGAATTTGCCGCCAGGAGAGTTGCAATGATTGCCGCTACCGAAAATGCAGGGGATATGATAGATAACTTGACGAGCATCTATAATAAAGCAAGGCAGGAGGCAATTACCAAAGAATTGCTCGAGATAGTTTCAGGTGCTGAAGCCTTGGCATGA
- the atpC gene encoding ATP synthase F1 subunit epsilon, translating to MTKTFDLEIITPMKTVFKGLVKNITAMGTQGSFGILIDHAPFITELQTSILTIKDEKDSTVSFAVDGGFFEMVANKAIVLADSCVTKEEIDIVKVREEKRSAEEALSKEEARGQKEHVMATLKRAETWLSLANK from the coding sequence ATGACAAAAACGTTTGATTTAGAGATTATAACTCCGATGAAAACAGTATTTAAAGGTTTGGTAAAGAATATAACCGCTATGGGAACACAAGGTTCATTTGGAATATTGATTGACCATGCACCATTTATTACTGAATTACAGACGAGTATCCTGACGATAAAGGACGAAAAAGACTCCACGGTAAGCTTTGCGGTTGATGGGGGTTTTTTTGAAATGGTTGCGAATAAAGCAATCGTACTGGCTGATTCGTGTGTTACAAAAGAAGAAATAGACATTGTGAAAGTTCGGGAAGAGAAAAGATCTGCGGAGGAGGCATTGAGCAAAGAAGAAGCCCGTGGACAAAAAGAACACGTTATGGCAACGCTGAAACGTGCGGAAACATGGTTGAGTCTTGCGAATAAATAA
- the tsaB gene encoding tRNA (adenosine(37)-N6)-threonylcarbamoyltransferase complex dimerization subunit type 1 TsaB, translated as MFNVFFNRVMKVLGIETSGNIGGISLCENQQCIITKTFSGIVQHERELVPAIKDALEEAHWQINDIEVIAVNVGPGSYTGLRIGVTCAKTLGYALNRPVVDVPIFDIIAENYHSDGTLSLCPIIDARRKHVYACVYLFEGNRKKRLTEFLVIEPEKLLALLPRPVTIFGDGIPLYKEIFSQEDIIIEAEYYAIPKPEHVALLGEKLYVSGYQCALEKLLPLYLQR; from the coding sequence GTGTTTAACGTTTTTTTTAATCGTGTTATGAAAGTACTTGGTATTGAAACATCCGGGAATATCGGGGGTATTTCCCTTTGTGAGAATCAACAATGTATTATCACAAAAACATTCAGCGGTATCGTACAACATGAAAGGGAGCTCGTCCCTGCCATTAAGGATGCTTTAGAAGAGGCACACTGGCAGATCAACGATATTGAAGTTATCGCAGTGAATGTGGGACCTGGTTCCTATACGGGATTAAGGATTGGCGTTACTTGCGCAAAGACCCTCGGATACGCGCTGAACAGGCCGGTCGTTGATGTGCCAATATTTGATATCATCGCGGAAAATTACCACTCGGACGGTACGTTATCCCTCTGCCCGATAATTGACGCCAGGCGTAAGCACGTATACGCATGTGTTTACCTATTTGAAGGAAACCGAAAAAAAAGGCTAACGGAATTTCTGGTAATTGAGCCGGAGAAGTTGTTAGCTCTTCTCCCAAGACCGGTAACTATTTTCGGAGATGGCATTCCGCTCTACAAGGAGATTTTTTCTCAGGAAGATATTATCATTGAAGCGGAATACTATGCTATACCAAAACCGGAGCACGTTGCGTTGCTGGGAGAAAAATTGTATGTGTCAGGATATCAATGTGCACTTGAAAAACTCTTGCCTCTTTATTTACAGAGGTAG
- a CDS encoding AtpZ/AtpI family protein — MFFIKKDPETYRIIGLVGSFGFTTAGALAGGYFLGTYVDKRYGTAPWFLMIFLFWGAIGSFINFFQVIKKISDENENKSAGREN, encoded by the coding sequence TTGTTTTTTATTAAGAAAGACCCTGAGACATACAGAATAATAGGTCTGGTTGGGAGTTTCGGATTTACAACGGCGGGCGCTTTGGCCGGTGGATATTTCCTGGGTACTTATGTTGACAAAAGATATGGAACCGCTCCATGGTTTCTAATGATTTTTCTGTTTTGGGGTGCTATTGGCAGTTTTATTAACTTTTTTCAAGTAATAAAAAAAATATCTGATGAAAACGAGAACAAGTCTGCAGGACGAGAAAACTGA
- the atpH gene encoding ATP synthase F1 subunit delta: MLDKSVAVTFVNALLEVAADRDLLGQIEKDLDLLSDTMTRHADFKKMLLHPSITHKEKKDTIKAVFGEYVSGLMIDFLYLLVDRRREALLDVIPDVYRKVVDKKKGVVRAKIQAAIPIVGERLENLRAGIKKLTGKIVEIEVVENPQILGGLVVEIENKMIDGSVASRLRNLRSKLMEIRAN; this comes from the coding sequence GTGTTAGATAAGAGCGTTGCGGTTACCTTTGTGAATGCGCTCCTTGAAGTGGCGGCCGATAGGGATTTGCTAGGACAGATTGAAAAGGATCTCGATCTGCTTTCTGATACAATGACAAGGCATGCAGATTTTAAGAAGATGCTCCTGCACCCTTCCATAACACATAAGGAAAAAAAAGATACTATCAAAGCGGTGTTTGGCGAATACGTTTCCGGACTGATGATTGATTTTTTGTATTTATTGGTAGATCGCAGAAGAGAGGCGCTTTTGGACGTAATCCCTGATGTGTACCGAAAGGTTGTTGATAAGAAAAAAGGAGTGGTCAGGGCAAAAATACAGGCTGCAATACCTATAGTTGGCGAGAGACTGGAAAATCTCAGGGCAGGCATAAAAAAACTCACCGGGAAAATTGTGGAGATCGAAGTTGTTGAGAATCCTCAAATACTGGGTGGACTTGTAGTTGAGATTGAAAATAAAATGATTGACGGCAGCGTTGCTAGCCGATTGAGAAATTTAAGGTCGAAACTTATGGAAATCAGGGCAAATTAA